In Mercurialis annua linkage group LG6, ddMerAnnu1.2, whole genome shotgun sequence, the following are encoded in one genomic region:
- the LOC126653984 gene encoding uncharacterized protein LOC126653984 isoform X1, translating into MMPQSSIQHTDAGHFFQTINGLQQLAETRRFKAWLLDQFGVLHDGKQSYPGAISTLKKIASSGARMVIISNSSRRASVTMDKMKSLGFDTSLFVGAITSGELTHQFLERRDDDWFAALGKSCIHMTWGDRGAISLEGLGLRIVENVEEAEFILAHGTEALGQSSGAACPMTLEELEKILEHCAGKGIPMVVANPDFVTVEARNLRVMPGTLASKYEKLGGEVKWMGKPDKIIYKSAMAMAGVDAVDSIAVGDSLHHDIKGANAAGIRSAFITGGIHATELGLGSFGEVADLSSVKALASKYDAYPSYILPSFTW; encoded by the exons atgatgCCACAAAGCTCAATCCAACACACTGACGCTGGACATTTCTTCCAGACCATCAATGGCCTTCAGCAACTCGCCGAAACTCGTCGTTTTAAG GCATGGCTACTGGACCAATTTGGAGTACTTCACGATGGAAAACAATCTTACCCTGGTGCCATTTCCACTT TAAAAAAGATTGCAAGTAGTGGTGCAAGAATGGTTATTATTAGTAATTCTTCGCGTCGGGCTTCTGTTACTATGGATAAAATGAAGAGTCTTGGTTTTGATACTTCTCTTTTTGTTGGTGCCATTACCAGTGGGGAATTGACCCATCAATTTTTAGAAAG GAGAGATGATGATTGGTTTGCAGCACTAGGAAAATCATGCATTCACATGACCTGGGGTGACAGGGGCGCTATATCTCTCGAG GGTCTAGGTTTACGAATTGTGGAAAATGTTGAAGAAGCTGAGTTTATTTTAGCTCATGGTACTGAAGCTTTAGGACAGTCTTCTGGCGCTGCTTGTCCCATGACTCTTGAAGAGCTTGAGAAAATATTGGAGCATTGTGCTGGAAAAGGAATTCCTATGGTAGTAGCCAATCCAGACTTTGTAACTGTTGAAGCTAGAAATTTGCGAGTAATGCCTG GTACGTTGGCTTCTAAATATGAGAAACTTGGGGGTGAAGTTAAATGGATGGGCAAGCCAGATAAG ATAATTTATAAATCGGCTATGGCCATGGCTGGTGTTGATGCAGTTGATTCTATTGCTGTGGGGGACTCCCTTCACCATGATATTAAAGGCGCGAATGCAGCTGGAATCCGGTCAGCATTTATAACCGGCGGGATTCATGCTACTGAACTTGGTCTTGGCAGTTTTGGAGAAGTTGCAGATTTATCTTCTGTAAAAGCACTTGCATCCAAATATGATGCTTATCCATCGTATATATTACCATCATTCACATGGTAG
- the LOC126653984 gene encoding uncharacterized protein LOC126653984 isoform X2 translates to MMPQSSIQHTDAGHFFQTINGLQQLAETRRFKAWLLDQFGVLHDGKQSYPGAISTSLGKSCIHMTWGDRGAISLEGLGLRIVENVEEAEFILAHGTEALGQSSGAACPMTLEELEKILEHCAGKGIPMVVANPDFVTVEARNLRVMPGTLASKYEKLGGEVKWMGKPDKIIYKSAMAMAGVDAVDSIAVGDSLHHDIKGANAAGIRSAFITGGIHATELGLGSFGEVADLSSVKALASKYDAYPSYILPSFTW, encoded by the exons atgatgCCACAAAGCTCAATCCAACACACTGACGCTGGACATTTCTTCCAGACCATCAATGGCCTTCAGCAACTCGCCGAAACTCGTCGTTTTAAG GCATGGCTACTGGACCAATTTGGAGTACTTCACGATGGAAAACAATCTTACCCTGGTGCCATTTCCACTT CACTAGGAAAATCATGCATTCACATGACCTGGGGTGACAGGGGCGCTATATCTCTCGAG GGTCTAGGTTTACGAATTGTGGAAAATGTTGAAGAAGCTGAGTTTATTTTAGCTCATGGTACTGAAGCTTTAGGACAGTCTTCTGGCGCTGCTTGTCCCATGACTCTTGAAGAGCTTGAGAAAATATTGGAGCATTGTGCTGGAAAAGGAATTCCTATGGTAGTAGCCAATCCAGACTTTGTAACTGTTGAAGCTAGAAATTTGCGAGTAATGCCTG GTACGTTGGCTTCTAAATATGAGAAACTTGGGGGTGAAGTTAAATGGATGGGCAAGCCAGATAAG ATAATTTATAAATCGGCTATGGCCATGGCTGGTGTTGATGCAGTTGATTCTATTGCTGTGGGGGACTCCCTTCACCATGATATTAAAGGCGCGAATGCAGCTGGAATCCGGTCAGCATTTATAACCGGCGGGATTCATGCTACTGAACTTGGTCTTGGCAGTTTTGGAGAAGTTGCAGATTTATCTTCTGTAAAAGCACTTGCATCCAAATATGATGCTTATCCATCGTATATATTACCATCATTCACATGGTAG
- the LOC126686815 gene encoding uncharacterized protein LOC126686815, producing the protein MAHSLATTPAAVISVSSSSSKSKKKATPFPSLGFPTVSASHSDSNNLINRRNVSLSLASVLLSSTVADRSANAARRPPPPPAAEKKDPNVNGVLAKVLASKKRKEEMKQSIAKLREKGKVIEPPKPMANQPSASE; encoded by the exons ATGGCCCATTCACTAGCCACAACTCCAGCTGCTGTAATTTCtgtatcatcttcttcatccaAATCTAAGAAGAAAGCTACCCCATTTCCATCTCTAGGATTTCCAACAGTTTCGGCTTCCCATTCAGATTCTAACAATCTCATCAACCGCAG GAATGTGTCATTAAGTTTGGCAAGTGTGTTGTTGAGCTCAACCGTCGCTGACCGGAGTGCGAATGCAGCAAGAAGGCCACCACCTCCACCGGCGGCGGAGAAAAAGGACCCGAATGTAAATGGGGTGCTAGCAAAGGTGTTGGCAAGCAAGAAAAGGAAGGAAGAAATGAAACAATCTATAGCCAAGCTAAGAGAGAAAGGGAAGGTCATTGAACCACCTAAACCTATGGCAAATCAACCATCTGCATCTGAATAG
- the LOC126686814 gene encoding 60S ribosomal protein L5 translates to MVFVKSQKSKAYFKRFQVKFKRRRAGKTDYRARIRLINQDKNKYNTPKYRFVVRFTNKDITAQIISASITGDMVLASAYSHELPRYGLEVGLTNYAAAYCTGLLLARRTLKTLEMDDEYEGNTEATGEDYSVEPAETRRPFRALLDVGLIRTTTGNRVFGALKGALDGGLDIPHSDKRFAGFAKDGKQLDAEVHRKYIYGGHVATYMNTLMEDEPEKYQSHFSEYIKKGIEADGLEALYKKVHAAIRADPTAKKSEKQQPKEHKRYNLKKLTYEERKNKLIERLQALNSAADADEDDDE, encoded by the exons ATG GTCTTCGTCAAGTCGCAGAAATCGAAGGCTTACTTCAAGCGGTTTCAGGTCAAGTTTAAGAGAAGGAGAG CTGGAAAGACTGATTACAGGGCAAGGATTCGCCTGATTAATCAGGACAAGAACAAGTACAACACTCCCAAGTATCGTTTTGTTGTGCGATTT ACCAACAAGGACATCACTGCTCAAATTATATCAGCCAGTATTACTGGAGATATGGTTCTTGCATCAGCCTATTCTCACGAACTTCCTCGTTACGGACTTGAAGTTGGTCTTACAAACTACGCTGCAG CTTACTGCACTGGTCTTCTTCTTGCAAGACGGACATTGAAGACCCTTGAAATGGATGACGAATATGAGGGCAATACTGAG GCTACTGGAGAGGACTACTCTGTTGAACCAGCAGAAACTAGGAGGCCTTTCCGCGCTTTACTTGATGTTGGGCTGATCAGAACCACAACTGGAAACCGTGTGTTCGGTGCTCTCAAG GGAGCTTTGGATGGTGGTTTGGATATTCCTCACAGCGACAAAAGGTTTGCTGGATTTGCAAAGGACGGAAAGCAACTTGATGCTGAGGTTCACCGCAAGTATATTTATGGCGGTCACGTTGCCACATATATGAAT ACTTTGATGGAGGACGAGCCAGAGAAATACCAATCGCACTTTAGCGAATACATTAAGAAAGGAATTGAGGCAGATGGCCTCGAGGCTTTGTACAAGAAGGTCCATGCTGCAATTCGTGCTGATCCCACTGCCAAGAAATCAGAGAAGCAACAACCTAAAGAGCACAAGAG GTATAATTTGAAGAAGTTGACATACGAGGAAAGGAAAAATAAGTTGATTGAGCGACTGCAAGCTCTTAACTCAGCTGCTGATgctgatgaagatgatgatgagtAG